In a genomic window of Melitaea cinxia chromosome 27, ilMelCinx1.1, whole genome shotgun sequence:
- the LOC123666891 gene encoding LOW QUALITY PROTEIN: protein ANTAGONIST OF LIKE HETEROCHROMATIN PROTEIN 1-like (The sequence of the model RefSeq protein was modified relative to this genomic sequence to represent the inferred CDS: inserted 2 bases in 1 codon), which yields MRQEDHDGYRNDLRMLPEKFDELLGKIGDKITKNDTHMRNAIPALTKLEITLRFLATGDSFVSLEALYRVGKSTISXFVPVVCSEIATALKDFIKIPTRQEWKVIENGFRTKWNFPGCIGAIDGKHINIIAPDDTSNYFNYKERHSIVLLALVDDDYYISYIDIGCNGRASDGGVFERSGLKEILKILL from the exons ATGCGCCAAGAAGACCACGATGGTTACAGAAACGATTTAAGAATGCTCCCAGAGAAATTTGATGAATTGTTAGGAAAAATTGGGGACAAAATAACAAAGAATGATACTCACATGCGAAATGCCATCCCTGCATTAACCAAATTGGAAATAACCCTAAGATTTTTAGCTACAGGTGATTCATTTGTATCTCTAGAAGCATTGTACAGAGTAGGAAAATCGACGATTTC CTTCGTTCCTGTTGTTTGTAGTGAAATAGCTACTGCACTAAAGGATTTTATTAAA ATTCCTACGAGGCAGGAATGGAAGGTGATAGAAAATGGCTTTCGAACCAAATGGAACTTTCCAGGCTGTATTGGAGCTATCGATGGcaaacacataaatattattgctCCTGACGAtacatcaaattattttaattataaagaaaggCACAGCATAGTGCTACTAGCATTGGTGGATGACGATTACTATATTTCCTATATTGATATAGGATGTAACGGCAGAGCTTCAGATGGAGGAGTGTTTGAAAGATCAGGCTTGAAAGAAATCCTGAAAATTCTGTTATAG